A genomic window from Lotus japonicus ecotype B-129 chromosome 1, LjGifu_v1.2 includes:
- the LOC130728634 gene encoding probable receptor-like protein kinase At1g30570, protein MLLRHMGSCFSSQNSSSKKQYSRTVIEELYPQFSLADLRKATNNFDENRIIGRGAFGDVYEGFLKHDAETDYTVALKRMYRKSRQGITEFKNEVLLLCQLHHPNLVSLIGFYEDKNETIILYEYMPNGSLHNHLYGKHMEPLPWKKRLEICIGVAHGLHYLHTGAKRTIFHQNLNLSTILLDINMVPKLTGFGLSILGPRLGTSGYNAINNAFTVDYDVYSFGVILLLVVCTKDKKTIFDKFNRLESQDSGESKRADSEKFINVTPGTMDIYDLVHRFPVEEMIDPVLVGNISQACWEVFINIAERCLKQEPTERPTMGEVEVELEHSLAKQEEADASKTSDYILHSSTIFNDELE, encoded by the exons ATGCTTCTCAGACATATGGGATCCTGTTTTTCAAGTCAAAACAGTTCCTCTAAAAAGCAGTACTCTCGAACAGTGATAGAAGAGTTATACCCTCAATTTTCTCTGGCTGATCTCAGAAAAGCAACCAACAACTTTGATGAGAACCGAATCATAGGAAGAGGAGCCTTCGGAGACGTGTACGAAGGTTTTCTAAAACATGATGCTGAAACTGATTATACAGTTGCATTGAAGCGCATGTATAGAAAATCACGGCAAGGGATCACTGAGTTCAAGAATGAGGTTTTGTTGTTGTGTCAGCTTCATCACCCTAATTTGGTCTCTCTTATAGGATTCTATGAGGACAAAAATGAGACAATTATTTTGTACGAGTACATGCCTAATGGATCTCTCCATAATCATTTATATGGCAAGCATATGGAACCATTGCCATGGAAGAAAAGGCTAGAAATATGCATAGGAGTAGCTCATGGACTGCACTACCTTCACACAGGAGCTAAGCGCACCATCTTTCACCAAAATCTCAACCTCAGTACTATTCTTTTGGATATAAATATGGTGCCAAAACTCACCGGATTCGGGCTTTCTATATTGGGACCACGTTTAG GTACATCTGGTTACAATGCCATAAACAATGCATTCACAGTTGATTATGATGTTTATTCCTTTGGTGTGATTCTACTATTAGTGGTATGCACAAAGGACAAGAAAACAATTTTTGACAAGTTTAACAGATTGGAGAGCCAAGATTCAGGGGAGAGCAAAAGAGCAGATTCAGAGAAGTTTATCAATGTCACGCCAGGTACCATGGATATATATGACTTGGTGCATAGGTTCCCTGTTGAGGAGATGATTGATCCAGTTCTCGTGGGAAATATTTCACAAGCGTGTTGGGAAGTATTTATAAACATTGCAGAAAGATGCTTGAAGCAGGAACCGACTGAGCGACCAACGATGGGTGAAGTAGAGGTGGAACTTGAGCATTCTCTAGCAAAGCAGGAGGAAGCAGATGCCAGCAAGACTAGTGATTATATCTTACATTCCTCAACCATTTTCAATGATGAGCTAGAGTAG
- the LOC130728636 gene encoding probable receptor-like protein kinase At5g38990, whose amino-acid sequence MVLKFLGFGRSKKHSSSSKKPCPTVIEELCTRFSLADLEKATNNFDEKNVIGQGAFCKVYKGYLKIDHVATAVAVKRRGILLRQQGEEPFKMETKLLCQLRHPNLITLIGFCFDDDEKIIVYEYMSNGSLTDRVLSKDAREPLSWKTRLEICIGAARAVHYIHSGLKRTIIHRRVNPSNILLDDNMVPKLSDFGISIQGQLFTEKPKPIEGKPPAGTFGYMPPEGLSQEILTDKFDVYSFGVVLLEVVCAKRLGRFIYETSDCEEIETSNNGSESPSHITDNGSESPSHITDHGSESPSHITDHGSESPYHITDHHITDHIMLKLQAEEIDPALVGNIAPECYAVYIDIIDRCLKHEPDERPTMGEVEVLLEHALTLQLVEDARDTSDDYL is encoded by the exons ATGGTTCTCAAGTTTTTGGGTTTTGGCCGTTCCAAGAAGCACTCAAGTTCATCTAAGAAGCCCTGCCCAACTGTAATAGAAGAGCTGTGCACTCGATTTTCTCTCGCCGATCTTGAGAAAGCAACCAATAACTTTGATGAAAAAAATGTAATTGGACAAGGAGCCTTTTGTAAAGTTTATAAAGGTTATCTCAAAATTGATCATGTTGCTACTGCAGTAGCTGTGAAGCGAAGGGGTATTTTATTAAGGCAGCAAGGTGAGGAACCGTTCAAGATGGAAACTAAGTTGCTCTGCCAACTCCGTCACCCCAATTTGATCACTCTGATCGGATTCTGCTTCGACGATGATGAGAAGATTATCGTGTACGAGTACATGTCCAATGGTTCCCTCACTGATCGAGTACTGAGTAAGGATGCAAGGGAACCACTGTCGTGGAAGACGAGGCTAGAGATCTGCATAGGAGCAGCACGTGCGGTGCACTACATTCACTCGGGACTCAAACGCACCATCATTCACCGTCGCGTCAACCCCTCTAACATTCTTTTGGATGACAACATGGTACCTAAACTCTCTGATTTCGGGATTTCCATACAAGGACAGTTGTTCACAgaaaaaccaaaaccaattgaAGGAAAACCCCCTGCtg GTACATTTGGTTACATGCCTCCCGAGGGTCTAAGCCAAGAAATCTTGACAGATAAATTTGATGTTTATTCATTTGGTGTTGTTCTATTAGAAGTGGTATGTGCAAAGCGACTCGGGAGATTTATTTATGAGACTTCTGATTGTGAAGAAATAGAAACGTCTAATAATGGTTCAGAATCTCCGTCTCATATCACAGATAATGGTTCAGAATCTCCATCTCATATCACAGATCATGGTTCAGAATCTCCATCTCATATCACAGATCATGGTTCAGAATCTCCATATCATATCACAGATCATCATATCACAGATCACATTATGTTAAAGCTCCAAGCAGAGGAGATTGATCCGGCTCTGGTAGGAAATATTGCACCAGAGTGTTATGCAGTGTACATAGATATCATTGATAGGTGCTTGAAGCACGAACCAGATGAACGACCAACAATGGGTGAAGTGGAAGTTCTACTTGAGCATGCGCTGACTTTGCAACTGGTGGAAGACGCCAGAGATACTAGTGACGATTATCTCTGA